The genomic DNA TTGTAACGGAAAATAACAACAAATTTAATGCCTTccggcctgcctccggcggctggggctccgccccagaccccgtagctcctgcttcgcaggagatttcgcTGAGACTGGAGACgtaaacgactcgagcgaagcgagaggagccacggggtctggggcagagccccagccgccggaggcacacccaccccGTCTCAAAATGCAGAAGAtgtattatttttcacgAGGACTGTTTGATCTCGTCTTTGGTTTTTCGGCTTCCGAAGATCGAGCTGCCGACCCGGACGTTGGTTGAGCCCTGGGAAATGGCTTCGACGAAGTCGTTGCTCATGCCCATGCTCAGTTCGAGAGGACTACTCGTGCCGATGGCAGACTGAACTTGGGTTCGAATATCGACGAGTTTTTGGAAATCCTGGTTGGGTTCGCCGCTGGTGGAACTGGCAAGTGAGCCAATGGTCATTAGACCCTGTAGTTTGAGATGTGGACATTCTTTGATGATGTGTTGTGCTAAAGCAATGATCTCTTGAGGATCGAGCAGTCCGCttttctgttcttctcCACTGGTATTGATTTGTAGGAATACATTAATCGGATTGGCAGATTCAAGACTTGATCGTGCGTTATTCAGTTTATTGGCTTTAGAAACACTGTCCAGGGTCTCAATGGCATTCAGATTGGCAATTGGTCCTAACACTTTACATTTGTTGGTCTGCAACGAGCCAATGAAATGCCATTGGATATCTTTTGGTAGTGCCTCGACCTTGTCTGTCAGTTCCTGGACATAATTCTCGCCAAAATGTCTATGACCAGCGTCATATAAAACCTGGATATCCTCAGCAGGCTTATATTTCGACACCGCTACCAGCCGGGGCACTGGCACCCCGTGTTTCGCAGCCTCCTGCTCAATTCGAGCAACAACCGCTTTGTAGTTCGAAACAAGCTCTTCGGATCTTGTCACTGAAGCCATTGTTCTCCAACTTGCAATTCTAACTCTGTAATTACCACACGTGAAACGAACTCCACAACTCCACAGTCCAGTTCTCAGCATTGGAACATCAAAATCACCCGCTGATCTCGCTCCCTGAAATCAACTCTTCCAGGCCGGGTaactggaccctgcgtctcGTCTCAGGGGGTCATTCTAGGTCgggggtatgcctccggcggctggggctgcgccccagaccccactgctcctctcgctgcgctcgagtcgggcgttggGGTGCCAGCAGACTCCCGCGAAGCACGAGCaaaggggtctggggcagagccccagctgcccGCGAGGCCGATCAGGGTCCACttctctcctgcgaagcaggagcaaccagggtctggggcggagccccagccgccggaggcacaccccggCCCCAAAATCCCCGGTCACACCCTTAGGTCTTAGAGTGAGAAAGGTTTAGAGTTGAGATTAGGAGAGGTGTCTGCCGATATTACCCGTGGACAGTGTCGGGtgcaggtggtggtggttccCCGATAAATAAATTGCTTCAGGGCGTGGATGCGTTTAACGTGCATTCTCCGCGATCCACCGCATTTCACACGTACTTCTCTCAGCAGCGTTCGTTCAGTGGGTTTTGtgacctttttttttttggaaaaaagaataGCTTTTTGAAACGGTTGTTTGGCTTTTCTTCACGTGGTCATTGTATTTTGTGGAAGTGCGAAAATGGCGTCTGCTCAACCTGAAGCACGCGTCCAGCTTCCTGAGAAGACTGGTGTCTCCACGGCGGCCAGTGGTGCTGATGCCGGTGGGTCTGAAAAATCCCATATCGATCTCAAGGGTGTCGAGGAGATTCGTCCTGATTACGCAATCCAGATTTCTCTTACCAATTCCAAACCTAAAGATTTGGCCAATATCGAGAAACTGACTTCGGCCTTGGCTTCAGTTGGTCTTTATTCACAGGTCCGTCAGGGCAATCTTGGTAAATCTCTTATTCTTGTTAAAGCCAGTACTAAATCTGTTTCTGAAAGATCAGTTAAATCATTGGTCAAGGACTGGCTTCATGAGATTCCTACTCCTTCAATTGATAGTGCTCATACTGATGGGGCCTTGGAACTGTCTGAATCTCTTAGTCCTTCTGATAGATTAAGAATCATCTATGATGCTATTACCAATCCACCCGAAGACGGTGGTGCGGGAGTTCGTCCTCATTTGGGCGAATGGTCGTTTGTTGATAGTATTTTTGCCCTTCAGGATTCGGCATTGAACCGGGAATGGCTCAAACGTCTTTCTAAGCAATGGATCATTAGAGATAGCGAGCTGGATTTCATCCAGAAACAGTTCGGTGAGAAGATCGCGCTttattttggatttttaCAATTCTATTTCCTGTGGTCTCTTGTCCCAGCAGTTGTTGGTATTATCACTCAGAACTTTTTAGGTGCTTATTCAACTGTTTATGCTGTTATCAATCTTGTATGGGGACTTTCGTTTGTTGAAGCATGGAAACGACGTGAAGAACAATTATCAATTCGTTGGGGTGTTAAAGGAACAAGTGCTATTGAAGTTCGTAGACTGGAATTCCAGCCTGATAGTACTATTCCAGATCCTATTACTGGTGAGTTGCGTCCTTATTACGCCAGCTGGAAACGGATCTTGAAGCAAGTTTCGTTTATTCCATTTGCACTTACGTTTATCCTCGTGTTAGTTGCTTTCCAGTCGTCCGTATTTGTGATTGAGATTTTCCTCACTCAAATTTATAGTGGTCCTTTCAAGCAATTCCTTGCTTTTGTTCCCACTATTCTGCTTGCCGGATGTACTCCTCAAATTTCCGCCATTTATACATTTATTGCCAAGAAATTGAACGCTTTTGAGAATCACGAGACTGAAGAGTCGTATGAACTGGCCTATACTCAGAAgcaatttattttcaacttttttGTTTCCTACATGGGCCTCTTCTTGACTGCTTATGTCTATCTTCCTTTTGGTCACCTTATTATTCCTCACCTGGATTCGCTCCGTCAGCTTCTACATTTCCATGCTGGTCAGGAGATTCCTATTACTGACGCGTTCGAACTCAATAAACATAGACTCCACCAGCAAGTTATCTACTTTGCTATTACCGCCCAAGTTGTTTCTTTTGCAATGGAGACGGTTGTTCCCTATGTCAAGAGAATTGTATTTGGTTATATCACCAAGTACACCACCGGTGAGGttatttttgatgatgctCCCGAGGAAGCCAAGTTCTTGTCTCAAGTGCGTACTCAAGCTGACCTTCCCGATTACGACGTGCAAGAGGATTACCGTCAAATGGTTGTCCAATTTGGTTACACCATTTTGTTCTCGCCAGTGTGGGCTTATTCTCCTTTGGCCTCGTCTATCAACGTGTGGTTCCAAATCCGTGGTGATGCTGCCAAGATTTGTCTCGATGGAAGAAGACCCGTGCCTAGAAGAGCTGAAACTATTGGACCCTGGTTGGGCAACTTGTCGTTTTTGACCTGGTTGTCAAGTTTGACCACTGCCTCGATCATTGCCATGTACTCTGCTCTTAGTAACCATACCGATTCTCTGCTCACTGTGGTTGACGAAAAAGCACACCACCATCCTATTGTTCAAGCTAAGCCCTGGACTATTTTGGCAGTTATTCTTATCTCTGAACATGGCTTCTTTGCTGCTCGTTCTCTCATCAGCGCCATTGTAAAGAGCATTCCTACTAAGGAAGGTTTTGAGGCTGGAAAGAACAGATACGACTTGCGCAAACGTCACTTGAAGAGTGAAGAGATTATCAACGCCAACGTCGTCAGTGAGACAAACCCAGTCGAAAATGAGTGGAAATCTGTCTCTAAGAGAGAGCTATCCGACCAGATTGAAAAGGCCTTGATCCCTCCAAAGACTCTTAAGGACAAGAagaatcaataaatattaaatgTTGATGGGACTATAAACATAAGCATagaggaaaaagaagacgatATGCAGTAAACTAGAAAATaggaacaaaaataataaaaatacattttatatattatatctTGCAAGACTGTCGAATCGTAAGACTTGTGTGATTTGCAGGAGtattaattaaattaaatattGATGATATCTACTCTGGCCCTCTCCCAGACTCTATTAGTCACTgcctcgtcttcatcaccgTCATCACTAGTTGACAAGGGATTAACAGTGATACTTGCAAATGTTCCTGTGCTTCCCTTTGCCAATTGGCCAGGATTGATGGCTACGACATTATTCACAATTTGTGCCGTGTGCTTGAGCATAGAAGGCGTGATTATAATGTCAGGATTACCTTCATAAATAGACGCAAGGCCAAGGTATGGCACATCCAGTCCTGTAGTAATTTGACCATCTCTCCCCTTGGCAGCTGGGAATATTGGGTACACCCTACGTTGTCTGATGACATGTTCCATGGCCATTGTGATTTTATTGGTATTGTCATCACCGTTGATAACAACTAAGTTTGAGACGATATCAGCAATAGAGTCAGTAGTCGAAGCAGTGAAAACAACTTCGTTCAATTGGAAGGTTGCTGGGTTTGAAAGACACTTGAAATTCTTTGGTAACTCAAGAGCTTTACGATCAAGAGGTCGTTGTGGGAATGCTGTATGGTTGGAGATAACATCTTTGACACTTGGAATAATAATTACTTGGATAGATGGGTCAATCGATGTCAAAATCGGTTTGATATATGCTTTGAAAATATCGTCAAGTGTAAAGGTGTCTGGAGATTTATCATATGATTCAGGAATAGTAAATGAGCCAGATTGAACAAGAGGGTGGTTAATGTCAAGAAATGGCCCACTAAGAATTACCGTATCTGGTTTATGTGTCTGCTCATTCACATAATCGATGAACCTTACCAGAGGTTCAAAATCTAGATTGTTTCGCCCCGTGAATGGACCGGACGCTGCAAATACCTGGATTGGGCCATTATCCTGTCTTTGAACATGGTCAAAAAGTTCACTCTTTGCAGTAGCTGTGCCTGGTAACAGTGGTAGGTCTAATATTTTCTTAACAGCGAAATATCTACCATTGGCATTTGACCCACTAAAAGCAACAATTTGGCCTGGGAAAAACGATTGCACCGCACCTTGACCCTCAATGGCATCAAAATTCAACTGGATTCTCATACCTGATGAGAGCCGCCTACTGGATTCCAGCATCATAGATTTGATGTTTATTTTGTCCTCACCTGGCGAATCAGGAACAATTCTGCCAACAGCAATAATATCATCCTGCGAGATGTATGCTGGATTACCAAATAATTTATCATCATAATCATAAGCTTGTTTGACCCAGCTGACAGCATCTTCGATTTGAAGATCTAAAATTTCAGACGCATCACCAAGTTTCTGGTACATAGTACGATAGTTGAATTTTTTAAGATTCACGTTGACAGCAAGTTTCACGCGGTTTTCACTTGATCCCTCAGGAAAGGGCAGTTTTGTGATGTTGCCATTTAAAGTTTCGACAATTCCACGAGAAATTATAGGTTGAGATAGCGAGCGATCAGGGGTCTGAAGCATGCTCATACCACCAGTGCCTCTCATAGGGGAGCTAAGCTGGTCACTTGGAATCGGCGACGAAGATAAAGGAGCATTGGATCGTTGTTTGATACGAGAAGGGGTCTGCATTGGTAACACAGcctttctctttctggaTATAGAGCCCCCACTACCAGGAGTCAGCATGGATGTGAGGATATCAGAAGTTCCATTCAGACGTGAAGGAGTTGGTCGTGAAGCAGAAGACGGAGTATGTCCgttttgctgctgctgctgttgttttctGGATTTCTCTTCCAATTCATTTTGCAGATGTTGTTGGAATGATTTCAGTGTGTCAATATTGAATTCCAAATCGTTATTATCAAGGTAAACAACATAAGACTCCCATTTGTATAACAGGTCCTCAGAAGACAGGGCgaatattttcaacatGGAGTTCCATTCTGAAAGCACCAGCGAGTCTTCAATAGCAGGACCAAGCTTTGAAGACAGAAGTTTCACGTCCATAGTCATTTTGTACAATTATACCTCGACCAACTGAATACTTTGATATTCCTATGAACCTTAGTCGATGGTGGTAACTGAAATCAGAAATTCAATATCTGGTTCGTGATATCTTGCATGAACGTGCGCTTTCGCGTCTCGCGTTTTAATTTACCATTTTAGGATACCCTAATACACCTCTGATCTGAACGACGAtgaatgaaatatttaatattacAAACCGAGTCAACTCAATAGTTTGATAAAGTGAAATTTTAGAATGTAAATAATCTACGGTCGCAGTagactcctgcgaagcaggagcaaccagggtctggggcggagccccagccgccggaggcacaccccgaaACCCATGTATCACGAAACAGGAGAGTCGGACCCTGGTTGGGGCTCGACGTCGATTTCCTGGTATATAAGGTCCTCTTCGAGCTGACCAAGTGTGCTGTAGAAACTGATGTAGTTTTTAGAAGCGAGAGCCGGGTCGAAGACCGAGATCTGGCTGGAACCGGCGTAGAGGATGTCGTCTTCCCAACCACTTCTATTACAAGTGACAAAGGCTATTTTCCGTTTTGGAGGGCTTTTAATGAACGGGTTCATTCTCACAAACCAGTAATTAAGAGTAGATACGTCTGGTTCCAGAGGATCCATTTCATGCTCGagttgtttcttcttcagttgtTTCGCTTCGTCTGAGGTCTGTAAACTGGGACTTTCGCTATTGAGCCATGCCATTGGACACAGGATCAGTGACACATCATTCTCTAGAGCAGAATTAGCAAACTCGAATTTCTCAAAAGGGGCTTCGAATTTATACGGGTTGAGATCCATGCAAATGCCCACCTGCACCTTCAAACCTTTGAGGGCGACTGATTCGAACTCTGGAGTGTAGCTTTGAAACCCATCAGGACTCTCAGAACAGCCCCAGTCTACATCTGCCGAGTATAAAAAGGACTTCCTATAGTTGAATAGCACTTTGCCAGAGGGAGAAAACATGGCTGCCGAGTTGTAGATGTTGTTCGATTTCGAGCACAATTCCGGGTACCCGACCAAAGTGTGGCAATTCAGCGATTTGGAGATATCCATAGCCCATTTCGAGCTCACCCCCGAGCTTGTCGGTTCCAAATAGGGCGTAATATGGTCTCTCGACTTGAAATTGTACCCCGTGAACGCCAGTTCCGGCAGAATCAGCAGATCCAGCGGCCGCCGATTCGGCTGTCCAGTCTCATTCAAAAACCCATGGTTCCTCAAAATCCTATTAGCCCTCTCAATATTAGCCGACACCTGCCCAATCCGCGGGTTCAGCTGTAGCACCGCGACATTCAGCTTCCTCGACAGCATCCCACGAACATGAAACAAGTTAATTTTCCTTCTGCTCTGCATGCATTTATCCGACTTCGATCCGTACTGGGCCTGGAGGGGGGGAAcattgtgcctccggcggctggggctctgccccagaccccgtggctcctgcttcgcaggagtttgcgAGGTCAGTATGGATGGCTCAGAGAgggtggaccctgcatgttcggacgcagggtccacgCAGGGACCCCTAAACCCCGAgtcgagcgcagcgagacgagcagcggggtctggggcggagccccagccgccggaggcacaggcCCCCAAACAGAAATCATAAGCTTTTATTGAAATAGTCGTCAACAGTGATTATAGCCAATCAAAGGTCCtctatatatttacattaAACCGGCTTTTAgttttcagcagcagtctcgACGGGAGCGGGGGCAGGAGCGCTCTCGGTAGCGGGTTCGGTCGAGGGAGCAGCGTCGGTAGATGGCTGGGTGTCTTCAGTAGTCTTGTTCTCCTTGTCCTTgttttctctctctctgttTCTGTCATTAggtcctcttcttctcttgtTATCGTTTCGGTTACGGTTATTGTTATCACCgcctcttctcttcttgttgttgtgaaCATCGTCCTTGAAAGCGTTGAACTTGCGGTAGTTCTTACCACTGGCATGGGCAGTGAATCCGTGCTCGGCTGCCTTCATATCGACATAAGCTTGCTTAGACATGGTCAAAAGCTCGACATCGTTATATTTGGGCTTGGGGTCTAAAGCAAGGAACTTCTCTGCATCCTCAAGACTGGCAAACTCCACAAACACAGACGACTTGAACTTCTTGTCGTTATCTCTTCTAAGACGCACTTGCTTGAACTTTCCGAATGTCTCGAAAAACTTCTCAATATCAAACTGCGAAGTAGCAGTCTCTTCACCGAAACCTTTGGCATAGATAGATCTGGCAAAGGCATCctgcttctcttctttcttggGCTCTACAAGAGGAATCTTTCTTCTGACAAGCTCTCCATCTTCTGAAACTTCCAGAAGCTCTTTAGATCCACGCAGagcctcaacaacagcactGACGGGTCTGAATCTCTTCATACGGGCAAACATACAAATGGTAGCAATAGGAACCCAGCCCTCGTTCTTGAGCGACAGCTTGTACAAAAATTTATCATTAGGAAGGTTTTCGTTGGAAAAGTAGAACTCCACCTGCTTCAAGATCTCGGCTGGATCAGACGACTCTGGAAGAACTGAAGCATCCGACTTGACATTCGAGCTCTTAGCAGCTGTGGATGCAGCAGCGGTTTCtgtagtggtggtgctggcaGGCACTCCGTTATCTTGAACCTTAACTGGCTCGGCAACTGCAACGTTCTCGCTCATATTTTATACCGGAATTTGTGTGTTTTTACTGTGGATACCGACAGGAAAGAGCAGCAAATGACCGTGGACTCTGTCTATCTCTCCGTGATCTGTACACTTCTCTCGCAGCTGGATCAATATATGTacgtgaaaaaaaaaattgtcCCTCGAAATGCGCCCTAACCCACATTTTATTATGGGCGGTCAGGGTCCTCCTGGGTTCATTTCTGGGGTTTTATTAGGGATTGgtttgtgcctccggcggctggggctccgccccagaccccgtggctcctgcttcgcaggagtttcgtCGGGTTTTCAGATGAGTTGGGTGTGTTCAGGACTAAGGGAGCCTGGTTCTTGGGTTCTGGAAACAGGGTCAGATGGAGAGATAAGACTGATTAATTAATCTCGTTTATAAACTTATAATTTAGACGGTCTACCAACACGGACTACACCGTCTTGCATGAATGAACAGACTAACTTGTGGTCAGCATCGTACATACGACCTTTGTAAAGTCCTCTGCCATCAACTGCTCGATCAGTGTAGGTCTCCATGGTCAGCCATTCTTCGTCGACTTTAGGATCCATGTCATGAAGCACGAATGAATGGTCAATGGATGCGATTCCTCGGATGTAGTAGGGTTCATCTTGAATGTTAAGGATGGTGAAGAGTGAGTTACGATCAGAGGTATATAGCAATGCTGCTACATGCATGTTGGGATTGGTCGTCAACTTGTCGTGCGATCTGAAATAATGCATGATTCTTCGGTCTGCTAGAGGcttatttttgttgtaaGGCTTGGTGTCTAGTTTTCGAAGGTCGATAGGATGCTTTTCTGGCTCCATACCCTCGTTCTTAGCCCATACAATGTATGCTTCAGTGTCCACATCAGGTGCAATTGGCGTCGCGAgaatctcttcttttgttctACGCAGTTCAGGTTCCAGATCTCGCTGAAAGTCTAACACACTCTTTTCACGAGCTTTGTATGAGCCAATAGCAATGAAACATAGCTTCTTGGACTCGAAATTGAAATTCGCCATATCTGACTCGTCCAGTTGGTAGACCTTGATAGTTCTAGTCGAGTATGACCGACCATTTCTGAGCTTTTCTACTAAGTAGATAAAAGGAACGTCGCTTCTTCCTGGCAGAATGAACTCGCCATGAAAGTTCTAAGTTAAGTTAGTTAAAACTCCAATCTGTAATCTAGCTCCCATTCGCGAACTgcttttcaaaaaaaataaaaagcaaGCTACTAGCAGAGAGTATCgtatcaagaaaaaatattaatatccCAGGATAAAACCTTTCCTACTTACATGacagatatatttttcgCCAACCGTCAGAGACCCGGCATATGCTGCTTGGGCAAGCACATGACCACCTATAAGAGTTAGTCAAAACAATATCCAAATACTAATATAACCATCTCAATACCATGATACTGTGATCTTATGATATTATCCAGCCCATGAAGACCCATGAGTCtaatcagcatcaacaacaaaatatcaTTGTACATTGATCGATCCTGTCATGGGCTATGGCTACTCAGATCCTAactatcaacagcatcagcatctgTTGCACGACAAGTGCAATATAAACTTAAACTGGTAACATACCAAAAACTCCTGGGGCAGATGCTGGTTGGAAAGGAACCACAGTGGACTGGAAACACCAAAAATCTTCACGAAGACCTGGAATGTCGGGAACTTCCCGGAGACCCATCAGATCCACAAAGGTCTTATTTGGAGGATCTATAAGTTTGAAATCTACGGGCATTCtgaattatttttcttttagtATTTCACACTCAGCCACAATTCAAAGAACAGTCGGTTTGGATGGTTAAACGATAGAAATTCACAATTACGATACAGTTGACTAATATCGCGATCGCACGGGCCTCTAGGTATATAAATGTAAGAGTACTGTAGTACAAAATGTATGTGTAAAAAAAGTACCGAAGCCAACTGCTGTGAACTAGCCGAGAAATTGTGGGGAAATCGGTTATAGGTTAAACTCCCAGGCCCCTTACCTTAATCTGCCATCGGCATGTGCTACAGCCGGATTCCGTCCAGATTTATATTGTTCTAGCGAGTTTCCAGCCCCCTGGCACTCTTGGGCCGAGGTGAAACCTGTCTCGAACATCACTTTACTTTCTCAACCTCTGGGTTCTTAAACGATCCAGCCTGGACTCACCGAAATTCAAGCTCGAGCATGTGATCGCGTGAACGGcgtcctgcctccggcggctggggctccgccccagaccctggttgctcctgcttcgcaggagatgactgggccgtcgacgaaacgactcgagcgaagcgagaggagcagccagggtctggggcggagccccagccgccggaggcacaccctccTCCCGGAAATTTATgctaataaatatatattgaaCAGAGAAGTAAATGCAGAGTGGTCTGTATGCAGGGGCGAGTTTATCATGCAGAGTCTGGCGGTTAGCCAGAGTAGTTGGTTTGGAGTGACATTGACAGTGGGGTGGTATCGTTGGCATTGACGTCGTCGTAGTCTTCTAAGAGGGGTTGTTGGTGGGTTGAGGACCGGTAGTGGATGGCTGGGGTGGTGGAATGGAGTCCGGCAATGGTCGAGGAGCCCGAGTCTGCGGTGTGTGAATGGGGATGGGGGTGGGAGCGACTGGATCTAGAGTGCgattggtggtgatgatgccGGTGCTCGTCAGAGTCTCGGAACTCAGGCCGCTCGTTTCCGTAGCACATTCGTTGGATGAGAATGGTGATGTCGAAACAGACGGTACCAGCTGAGCCAATAAGGAAGGGGAGTTCGTTCAGGAGGAAAGCATGTCCTTTGGCACCTCGTGCTTCTGGTGACAGCAGAATCGACAGTGTGTATGTGACATTTCCAGTGAGAGCAGCAGAGAAAAGCAGCATAGATGTTCCCCAGGTGGACTTACGACGGAAGTTCTTGTAGATTTGAGGCATGCGTGAAGTTACATAGAGTGCAGCACATATCCAAGCAGACATTCGGCCAATACTCTCAGAATCAAGCCAAGCTCTCGTGGCAACTGTGGCTCCTGTAGCAAGAACGTTGGATACCTCGCTGATAGGGGCAGCTCGTACTTTAGTAAATGAAGAGATGAATGAAGAGGTGAGCATGGCTTTTAGACCCGAACTACTAAGGGAGCGAACTGTCTTCTTGGAGATGGCAATAGGTGCCGAAGTTTGGTGAGCTAATATCTCACTACCTGTACTGATTACAGCATCAGTGCTTTCTTCGTCAGAAGAGTCCTTGCCATCGAGAATGATTTGACGTCGATGTTCTCGAGATGAATAGTAGATGTACTGCAAGCCGAGCACAATGTCGATATTGACATAATAGAATCCGAGAAgagtttgaaaaggaaGTTGATGCGTTAATAGACAGCCCAGTAGATTGGTAAAATCTCCAATAAACCAGTTTAGAAGGAAGCCCCATGATAACCCATCAACCGACTGGTTAATGTAGTTTTCTGCCACTTGTGGAAGCTGGGCTCCCAGCCAGGCTATAAATGATATATGGCCAAATACCCAAGAAAAGGCAGAGATGTTGCCATACACGCAGTTTCCTGTCAAATAATAGATCCACCTGATCAGATGGTCTTCTCCGTCTAATAAAGGACATGACATGGTTGTGGGTCCAGAAGTATGGAATGCTGATAGAATGGATGTCGTATTTCCACTCATGATGGAAATAGAGTATGGCGACGGATATGATCGGGATATGAGTTGACAAAATAACTAGCAATTCATCAAATATGATGTTGAAGGAGGAAATGCGGTTGTTGATAAATACGGTAAGGATGTGAATGAGAATATAAAGCTGAACTACAAGGTCGGTAAGCGGATCAGACAAGCTACTGGTGGGTCCAGGAAATTTATCAGGTACGTTACCCAAATCTAAGGGTTCTACCCAAATGTATTCTGTAACGAGAGAAAACCTGGGTTGATTCTATTACTGACAGATCAGGGTCTCAGAAGTCGCGATGATAACAAGATTATCTACAGACAGATAAGAAAGCcagaaaatcaaaactGAAAGATATTGAATACAAAAAATTGAGCCAAAATGAAGGAAAGAACCAAAAATCCTAACCAGAGAAATGAACCGTAATTACCGTGCCGATGTTaataaacaacaaacaGGTTGTACGCGCCAGTGCCGCTTATTACAGCTCGATTGTC from Sugiyamaella lignohabitans strain CBS 10342 chromosome D, complete sequence includes the following:
- the NTA1 gene encoding Nta1p (Amidase; removes the amide group from N-terminal asparagine and glutamine residues to generate proteins with N-terminal aspartate and glutamate residues that are targets of ubiquitin-mediated degradation; GO_component: GO:0005739 - mitochondrion [Evidence IDA] [PMID 14562095]; GO_function: GO:0016787 - hydrolase activity [Evidence IEA]; GO_function: GO:0016810 - hydrolase activity, acting on carbon-nitrogen (but not peptide) bonds [Evidence IEA]; GO_function: GO:0008418 - protein-N-terminal asparagine amidohydrolase activity [Evidence IDA] [PMID 23218487]; GO_function: GO:0008418 - protein-N-terminal asparagine amidohydrolase activity [Evidence IDA,IMP] [PMID 7744855]; GO_function: GO:0070773 - protein-N-terminal glutamine amidohydrolase activity [Evidence IDA] [PMID 23218487]; GO_function: GO:0070773 - protein-N-terminal glutamine amidohydrolase activity [Evidence IMP] [PMID 7744855]; GO_process: GO:0006464 - cellular protein modification process [Evidence IMP] [PMID 7744855]; GO_process: GO:0006807 - nitrogen compound metabolic process [Evidence IEA]; GO_process: GO:0030163 - protein catabolic process [Evidence IMP] [PMID 7744855]), encoding MQSRRKINLFHVRGMLSRKLNVAVLQLNPRIGQVSANIERANRILRNHGFLNETGQPNRRPLDLLILPELAFTGYNFKSRDHITPYLEPTSSGVSSKWAMDISKSLNCHTLVGYPELCSKSNNIYNSAAMFSPSGKVLFNYRKSFLYSADVDWGCSESPDGFQSYTPEFESVALKGLKVQVGICMDLNPYKFEAPFEKFEFANSALENDVSLILCPMAWLNSESPSLQTSDEAKQLKKKQLEHEMDPLEPDVSTLNYWFVRMNPFIKSPPKRKIAFVTCNRSGWEDDILYAGSSQISVFDPALASKNYISFYSTLGQLEEDLIYQEIDVEPQPGSDSPVS
- the LHP1 gene encoding Lhp1p (RNA binding protein required for maturation of tRNA and U6 snRNA; acts as a molecular chaperone for RNAs transcribed by polymerase III; homologous to human La (SS-B) autoantigen; GO_component: GO:0005730 - nucleolus [Evidence IDA] [PMID 11720288]; GO_component: GO:0005654 - nucleoplasm [Evidence IDA] [PMID 11720288]; GO_component: GO:0005634 - nucleus [Evidence IEA,IEA,IEA]; GO_component: GO:0005634 - nucleus [Evidence IDA] [PMID 10564276]; GO_component: GO:0030529 - ribonucleoprotein complex [Evidence IEA]; GO_function: GO:0003723 - RNA binding [Evidence IEA,IEA]; GO_function: GO:0003723 - RNA binding [Evidence IDA] [PMID 7799435]; GO_function: GO:0003676 - nucleic acid binding [Evidence IEA]; GO_function: GO:0000166 - nucleotide binding [Evidence IEA]; GO_function: GO:0000049 - tRNA binding [Evidence IDA] [PMID 19749380]; GO_process: GO:0006396 - RNA processing [Evidence IEA]; GO_process: GO:0008033 - tRNA processing [Evidence IMP] [PMID 9150139]), which gives rise to MSENVAVAEPVKVQDNGVPASTTTTETAAASTAAKSSNVKSDASVLPESSDPAEILKQVEFYFSNENLPNDKFLYKLSLKNEGWVPIATICMFARMKRFRPVSAVVEALRGSKELLEVSEDGELVRRKIPLVEPKKEEKQDAFARSIYAKGFGEETATSQFDIEKFFETFGKFKQVRLRRDNDKKFKSSVFVEFASLEDAEKFLALDPKPKYNDVELLTMSKQAYVDMKAAEHGFTAHASGKNYRKFNAFKDDVHNNKKRRGGDNNNRNRNDNKRRRGPNDRNRERENKDKENKTTEDTQPSTDAAPSTEPATESAPAPAPVETAAEN